CATCAGTAATTCAGTAAAGAAATTTTACCAACATTCACACAAGATAGACTTGCTTAAAACTTTATAATGACCAGAAAACTTGGCATTTCTTCAAAAACGCTCACGTTTAGCAGGCAATATGaagactttaaataaataaatctactaCGTTGAATCATCAAACcaatattacaattataattGATATAATGTGGTCTATTGACCATGattactgattacaatttaatataataagtaaagaTGTTATTGTACCGCATTGGTAGGTACTTACCATGGTACCGCATTGGCAGCAGAAAACAAAGCGACAACGCTAAGGCAAACAACAAGATAGgccttcataattattatttttaaattctaggAAAATTGCACTAGAATCGTATGTCAGTAGTAATGTGCGATGGAACACTGACTTGTATTATTCGAATAGGCGCTTATATACGAGTTACAATATAATGATAAATGGTcacatacctaataataaaaacccagagtatttttaattagctTGGCATCAGAGAGAGGTCAAATATAACCAGATTACTCTCAGACAATATTAACAGCTACGTCAAATTGAAAAATTGGATTGTTTACTAGCAAACACCCACGTCTTTGTCTACGTATACATCGATTATCTCTTTTTCAATACGTTTGatctcaataaaataatagtagacaaggggctaaaaagacccattatatacgaggtatttttagggcccgagacgtaagacgagggccgctaaatagaaaccgagtttttTAATAGCAGCGGCTTCCAGCGGCTTCCtgtaatccgcttgatgtcaCTACTTTAtacctctataatataaaaatctatgTCGAAAACGGCCGTTTTGACTAAttcttttttagaatattctttGAAGTACGACGATTGTTTTACGGCGAATTTTTAGGGGTACGgaagggctagggtaggggtagggtagggtaagggtaaagtagggtaggggtaaggtaggggtagggaagaagcgcacgtaagtcaaagcgaagcttgaccgggtccgctggTAGGTATAGTAAATACCTATTAcctagtaaaaaattaaaaattaaaaaggcttAGACAATACTACTCCAAAGCCAGGTTTAATTTGTTCTAGTAAATTTCTAATCTGGTATAAAGTTTTAGCCGTGGCTAACTGACCTTTTTAGCACAGTAGTTCTACTTTAAGGAGAGAATAGAGAGAGCCTGTGAGgtcagacctttgtcatttaaaaaatgCTGACGAATTAAACACTAATggtttgaaaattattgttttagatagatagatatttatttattttagaactatGGATACCCAAGTTtgataaatgattattatcatggAAATGGGAATTTTTAATGGTAATTAAAAATACCATTATATTTACCGATTATCTCAcggtgaaaaataatatttagataatCATTacgatttataaattataaactactgggctgatttataaattatttcatcattattttttcattatcacATAGTCTAATTATAGCCTAATcactaatatacagggtgtctcgtaattaatggataagacgcaaatggtagatataTCGTCTAGTTatctaaaacttatttaaatagttttccaaaaatccctatctatacttaatattataaagaggtaaagtttgtaagtttgtaagtttgtaacaattttttgaaatggggtaatcttcggaactactggtccgattttaaaaattctttcaccagtagaatgctacgttgtcggggagtgctatataggctatattttatatttctatcatatataactactgagatatcgcgggttttctcttacaggtcggaccgaaaaacttacttattcgcatgcgctgcctcaaccattgcgtataactgaaataaatgtatggaggctttttgaacctttaaaagttctacaaaaaagtccgcgacaccatatatctatcttttatattttagcagatatagtacctttagtactttaataaattatttaaattttaaactaaggtttacgtcattatttacacaactaaacttaaatccttatcaaaataaatgatttaataatcacaaggatattatagagataagatttgccctttacagtatgttaattagttatatagtttcggagataatacaaaatttctgaaagtcgcagaaatgccgctatgtgacgccccgcggtttcaattacgtggttcccgttcccgtgtgaatatgaggaccaaacatagcctatgacacttgcaaataatgtagctttctattggtaaaagaattttccaaatcggtccagtagatccagagattacccccgacaaccacacaaactttacctctttattagtattagcatagaagtcgcttgggaaattatagtcttttggtcattgcaccacgcacaaaaggctggaccaattttgctgagggtaggaataggataggggtagggaaggggtaggaaagaggtagggtaggggtaatttaagtgtagggatagggtagggtagggttgggtaggtttacgagcagggtaaggtagaggtagataagtttacatcaatttttacgcggacgaagtcgcgggcgtccgctagttaggtatattttttttcggatttttcaaaattttctattttgaatcACGTACGTATCCATAGCActcatccatagcacgcatccttgATGCTTCCatataaaaacatatcttagttgAATCCATTTTCACCAGTGCTAAGCTACGAGtatgtgcaccaatgaatatgattggtTGATAccaaacgcatccatagcaacgtagcgtagcacatctctggtggaaaagtaCCCTTATACTGCCAAGCTGCAGTGCTATATTATGGTCTGAAGGGCATGATTATCGGTGTAATAGAGGCACATGAAGCTTAAATCATCTTCATCTTTcggacatcttttcgtccgaaattcctcagtgcctgtagacaaaagtcttcgaacagtgagTGTTGCCAGTACCTgcggatctgagacttggtcgctagctatgggccttattagaaggctcaaagtcactcaacgggcgatggagcgagttatgcttagggtttctctgcgtgatcgaatcagaaatgaggagatcgacagacgaactaaagtcactgatatagcgaAGCTaattgcgaagctaaagtggcaataggcaggccacatagttcgaagagccgatggacgttggggtcccaaactGCTGGGATGGCGACTTaacactggaaagcgcagtgttgatcgaccccccactaagtggaccgaagacattaagcgggttgcagggagccgctgtatgctggcggctcgagaccgttttgtttggaagttcatgcaagaggcctatgtcgagtagtgaacgtccatcggctgataatgatgaatgaatgatgatgaaacctAAAAATACTACAAAAGAACAAATAATAATGCAATAATTTATTCGTCATGTTGTCTTTAATTCTTGTACTTAtgtctaaatatttttaaaattcttatcTTTTGTTCCgcaatatacgagtagtataaACTGAAATCGATTTTGAATCTTTTTAAAACGTAACTGTATAATAAGTTCGCGCTACCCTACCCTTCTAATAGGAGGGGTCGGGGTAGTAGGGATAGATTTTTTATATCGTGCTAGGTTAACTTCATTCCTGTTGTAGCGTCCATTACCAATGTTATTATTGATTGTGCATCCAACGCAGTGTATTCTTCCGTCCGGCTGATatctgagaaaaaaaaaatattttaaatccatacaactatttttttttacaaatttttaatagtgttttagattatttaaaacaaaaaaaatacatatacaaataaatgatagagGAAATGAATTATACAACTTCGTaccattacattaaatttataatgtaatttgACTTTCAGACCTACTCGATATGAACCAAACATTTCATAaatatcggtccagccgtttaggAGGAGTTTGACATTTGAAATTGAGTTAGACACGAAAATTTTTCGGTTTTTCCGGCTCTTTACAGTAGAACTTGCCTTCCGAAAcggtggtagtctttacaaataatcaaccttgacgtttcaaaagtgcttgtaaactaagcctacttgaaacaaattaattttggttttgattttaaatattttactcttTACGTATTAAAAAGCCTTCTcctaaattcattaaaataatgaatacacACCCTATTAAGTTCATTAAGTCTgtactgaaaattttaaaaaagaaaaacatgaaTTAAATCGTACCTGCTACCACTTTCATATCTACTACCACTTTCAAATCTTCTGCCACTTTCATATCTGCTGCCACCTTCGTATCTATCACCACCTCCGTATCTGCCACTATCCTCATTTCTGTCACCGTTTTCATATCGGCTGCTACCATCGTATCGACTACTACCTCCATATCTGCCTCCATTTCCGTTACTCTCTTCTTCACTGCCACTTTCTTCTTCACTACCAGCCATATTTATTCTCTCGATACGGTTTCCACCAGTTTCATACCTGTTATTGCTTTCATATCTGCTATTGCTCTCGTATCTGCTACTGCTTTCATATCTACTACCTCCTCCATTTCTGCTACTACTTTCCTCACTATCATTTTCTTCTTCACTATTACCCATATTTATCCACTCAATACCGTTTCCACCAGTTCCATATCTGCTGCCACCTTGATATCTATTGCCACTATTGTATCTGCTACTGCCTTGATATCTAACATCATATTCACTACCAGCCATATTGATTCTTTGAACACCATTGCATGTGCTACATCCTCCGTAACTGGTGTCATCTCTGTATTATTAgaaataagaaattgtaataataaagtgattttttaaatagtattttgtaattaaatattgttaaaatttattaaaaaaaagagtcaaaaatttaataagtataaaaatagtaagtCTGAATAATAAAGAtgcaatatttaataatatatcatGATAttctaaatcaatttaaaaagattatataatCATTCATATTTTAGCTTTACCTTATATTGATACTGATCCTAGTATTATACGGAGAGTTATTTTGGCACTGGCTACAcctacaaaattaaaacaagGTTACAAAATGCACTTAAAAGAGTAATCGTAAATCTCACAAGAGAGAATATTGAAATGTATTATACACTTACCATGGTGTCGGTAATCCATAAACCACAGCAAGTAAAGAAACAGTAcaaagttcaaaaaaaaaaaaattgcgtgtTTGAATTTCAACTACCATTAACAGCTCTGTATGGAAATATCTTCATCTAAATGATGAGTGCTGCCACGACGTGAGGTTTATTATGCCTCGTCTTGTAACTGATAAGaaatgattatttaatattattaggtatttgagGTTAAAAGGTTAAGGTATGAGGTTTTCAGTGTAAGTTgctattgtttaaattaaagtctgggtttattatttattaccttttccttttttttacaattttttacaaattacttGAAAGGTGCttagaggccattggatcagcttccacctccacacaggaagtaaaactataaaaaaataaaatgagaatattatcaattgtaaattacacactgtatggtttttaaagagcaactgttgagttttttgccggctcttctcagcagaacctgccttctgtaCCGGCTAGTTTGTAGTAGACCGGTGGAGTCTTTAAAATACTCaatcttgacgtttcaaaattgcTAACTTAGCCTACCTGAAATAAAAGCATTTAGAATTTTGATCAACGAAAGCATTTGCCTGCAAA
This window of the Bicyclus anynana chromosome 6, ilBicAnyn1.1, whole genome shotgun sequence genome carries:
- the LOC112055709 gene encoding uncharacterized protein LOC112055709 produces the protein MAGSEYDVRYQGSSRYNSGNRYQGGSRYGTGGNGIEWINMGNSEEENDSEESSSRNGGGSRYESSSRYESNSRYESNNRYETGGNRIERINMAGSEEESGSEEESNGNGGRYGGSSRYDGSSRYENGDRNEDSGRYGGGDRYEGGSRYESGRRFESGSRYESGSRYQPDGRIHCVGCTINNNIGNGRYNRNEVNLARYKKSIPTTPTPPIRRVG